A region of Paenibacillus thiaminolyticus DNA encodes the following proteins:
- a CDS encoding SRPBCC family protein — protein sequence MSLTLSLDFQFTASIEKVWSALTDSSKLAKWIMENDFKPDVGHRFQFRTQPTEWWNGIIEGEVLIVDAPHRLSYTWASGGEKHTVTWTLQDVGDGKVNLHLEQTGISTAQGLEGAKYGWSGWCGELEKVLEQ from the coding sequence ATGAGTTTAACTCTATCCTTGGATTTTCAGTTCACGGCATCGATCGAGAAGGTATGGTCCGCCTTAACTGATTCAAGCAAGCTTGCCAAGTGGATCATGGAAAATGATTTTAAGCCCGACGTAGGACACCGTTTTCAGTTTCGCACGCAGCCGACCGAATGGTGGAATGGAATTATTGAGGGCGAAGTGCTTATCGTGGACGCACCACACCGGTTGTCCTATACTTGGGCCAGCGGAGGGGAGAAGCACACCGTCACCTGGACGCTGCAGGATGTAGGGGACGGAAAGGTTAACCTTCATCTCGAACAAACCGGAATCTCAACTGCTCAAGGACTCGAAGGTGCTAAATATGGCTGGAGTGGATGGTGCGGCGAGCTTGAGAAAGTGTTGGAACAATAG
- a CDS encoding acetyltransferase yields MRKIVIWGSGGHAREVNWLCEEMGVRVLGLLDERPEMKGQLVNGVPVLGTLDDIEVMRHEIEIVCAGVGDPALKKRFAYDTIRSGFRVADPLIHPRVRVSRRNIVGQGTIICEGAILTDNIRIGCHVIINRSANISHDTVIGDYVTIAPGVNLAGNVTVGEGAYIGIGSSVREKCRIGSWSMIGGGAFVRGDIPDFTMAAGVPAVIKKRLDEK; encoded by the coding sequence ATGAGAAAGATCGTCATCTGGGGATCGGGCGGACACGCCCGCGAGGTCAACTGGCTTTGCGAAGAGATGGGAGTGCGTGTGCTCGGGCTCCTGGACGAACGGCCTGAAATGAAAGGCCAACTGGTGAATGGAGTTCCCGTATTGGGAACGCTTGACGATATCGAAGTGATGCGGCATGAGATCGAGATCGTCTGTGCCGGGGTCGGAGACCCGGCATTGAAGAAGCGATTCGCTTACGATACCATCCGGTCGGGATTCCGCGTCGCAGATCCGCTGATCCATCCGCGTGTCCGTGTGTCGAGGAGAAATATCGTGGGGCAAGGCACCATTATCTGCGAAGGGGCCATCCTGACCGATAATATCCGGATCGGATGCCATGTGATCATCAATCGAAGCGCCAACATCAGTCATGATACGGTCATTGGCGATTATGTCACCATCGCCCCGGGTGTGAATCTGGCGGGCAATGTGACCGTAGGCGAAGGAGCCTACATCGGCATCGGTTCCTCCGTACGGGAGAAATGCCGCATTGGCTCCTGGTCTATGATTGGCGGCGGAGCCTTTGTCAGAGGCGATATCCCTGACTTTACTATGGCTGCGGGGGTGCCAGCCGTCATCAAAAAACGGCTTGATGAGAAATAG
- a CDS encoding YdeI/OmpD-associated family protein gives MTKSRMNPKVDEYLSKATKWKEEYEKLRDIVLECELTEEFKWMHPCYTFQKKNIVLIHGFKDYCALLFHKGALLQDAHGILIQQTENVQAARQIRFTNLQEIVEMETILKAYIHEAIEVEKAGLEVNFKKNTEFMIPEEFQNKLDEIPALKTAFEALTPGRQRAYILYFSEPKQAKTRESRVEKYMQQILNGKGLRD, from the coding sequence ATGACAAAGAGCAGAATGAATCCAAAGGTTGATGAATATTTAAGTAAAGCTACGAAGTGGAAAGAAGAATATGAGAAATTGAGAGATATCGTTCTTGAATGTGAGCTGACCGAAGAATTTAAGTGGATGCATCCTTGTTACACGTTTCAGAAAAAAAATATAGTTTTAATTCATGGATTTAAAGACTATTGTGCGCTTCTGTTTCACAAAGGTGCCTTGTTACAGGATGCCCATGGGATTCTAATCCAACAAACGGAGAATGTACAGGCGGCGCGCCAGATCCGGTTCACCAATCTTCAAGAAATCGTTGAAATGGAGACCATCCTGAAAGCCTATATTCATGAAGCGATTGAAGTTGAAAAAGCCGGTCTGGAAGTGAATTTTAAAAAGAATACAGAATTCATGATTCCTGAAGAATTTCAAAATAAACTCGATGAAATCCCTGCCTTGAAAACTGCTTTTGAAGCATTGACGCCGGGACGGCAAAGAGCATACATTCTTTATTTCTCTGAACCCAAGCAAGCCAAAACTCGAGAGTCAAGGGTTGAAAAATATATGCAGCAAATACTGAATGGAAAGGGATTAAGGGATTAA
- a CDS encoding ATP-binding cassette domain-containing protein, translating into MTQEYIEIRGARENNLKDVSLRIPKRKITIFTGVSGSGKSSIVFDTIAAESQRLLNENFSMFVRTFLPRIPQPDADAIENLSMAVIVDQKRLGGGAHSTMGTITDISPILRLLYSRVGQPYAGDANAFSFNDPQGMCPECNGVGRKLGVDLEKALDKSKSLREGAILLPDYGVDSWDWNILTQSGLYDNDKKLADYTEQEMAQLLYGKPHKVEMQVGGKPVKFTLEGIIEKFSGKYIKRDVKTKSERTQKMVKPFITDGPCHLCRGARLSQAALNCRINGNNIAELSSMEVGRLIEVIKEIKDPIAEPMVKALTERLQHLVDIGLEYLSLDRETDTLSGGESQRVKMVKHLSGSLVDAVYIFDEPSVGLHPRDVHRLNELLQKLRDKGNTVIVVEHDPDVIEVADHIVDVGPFAGSRGGTIVYEGSFSGLLQADTLTGNHMKQSMPLKDHFRPATGQLSVVGANLHNLNNVSVDIPTGVFTVVTGVAGSGKSTLINEVFLQQHPDAIVIDQTAIGVSTRSNPATYTGIMDDVRKAFASANKVKPGLFSFNSKGACENCQGLGVVYTDLAFLEGVRTPCEACGGKRFKEEVLAYKLGDKSIADVLEMTIEQALSFFDITEVVRKLQAMSDVGLDYLTLGQPLSTLSGGECQRIKLASELHKKGSIYVMDEPTTGLHMSDIAHLLAIMNRLVDAGNTVIVIEHNLDVIRNADWIIDMGPEGGSNGGKVIFEGTPKQLLSAKHSLTSKYLSR; encoded by the coding sequence ATGACCCAAGAATATATAGAAATCCGCGGTGCCCGGGAAAATAACCTTAAAGATGTATCTTTGCGCATTCCCAAGCGCAAAATCACCATTTTTACCGGTGTATCCGGTTCCGGCAAATCGTCGATCGTTTTCGATACTATCGCCGCGGAATCGCAGCGTCTGCTGAATGAAAACTTCAGTATGTTTGTCCGCACCTTTTTGCCGCGTATTCCGCAACCAGATGCAGACGCGATCGAAAATCTTAGCATGGCGGTTATCGTCGACCAAAAACGCCTAGGCGGCGGTGCTCACTCGACCATGGGGACGATTACCGATATTTCACCTATACTTCGGCTGTTATACTCACGTGTGGGTCAACCTTACGCAGGTGACGCCAATGCATTTTCCTTCAACGACCCTCAAGGCATGTGCCCGGAATGCAACGGCGTTGGCCGCAAGCTCGGAGTGGATTTGGAAAAAGCGCTGGACAAGTCCAAATCACTTAGGGAAGGAGCCATTTTGCTTCCAGATTACGGTGTTGACAGCTGGGATTGGAATATTTTAACCCAGTCAGGTTTGTATGATAACGACAAAAAGCTTGCCGATTATACCGAGCAAGAAATGGCACAGCTTCTGTACGGCAAACCGCACAAGGTTGAAATGCAAGTCGGAGGGAAACCTGTAAAATTCACCTTAGAGGGAATCATTGAGAAGTTCAGCGGCAAGTACATCAAGCGAGATGTCAAAACGAAATCGGAACGCACCCAGAAAATGGTGAAACCGTTTATAACTGATGGCCCATGCCACCTTTGCCGCGGCGCTCGGCTTAGCCAAGCGGCTCTTAACTGTAGAATCAACGGAAATAATATTGCCGAACTATCTTCCATGGAGGTAGGTCGGCTGATTGAGGTTATAAAGGAAATAAAAGATCCGATAGCGGAACCTATGGTTAAAGCCTTAACGGAAAGACTGCAGCACCTGGTTGATATTGGCCTGGAATATCTCAGCCTCGACCGCGAAACCGACACTTTATCAGGTGGAGAATCACAACGTGTCAAAATGGTCAAACATCTGAGCGGCAGTCTCGTGGATGCGGTATACATTTTTGATGAGCCGAGCGTTGGCTTGCATCCCCGCGATGTGCATCGGCTCAATGAATTGCTGCAAAAACTGCGCGATAAAGGCAATACGGTCATTGTCGTCGAACACGACCCCGATGTGATTGAAGTAGCCGATCATATCGTCGATGTCGGTCCTTTTGCCGGCAGCCGCGGCGGCACCATTGTTTATGAAGGCAGCTTTTCCGGTCTGCTGCAGGCCGATACGCTGACGGGCAATCATATGAAGCAGTCGATGCCGCTGAAGGACCATTTTCGCCCGGCAACGGGCCAACTATCCGTCGTGGGCGCCAATCTGCACAATTTGAACAATGTTAGCGTCGATATTCCAACGGGGGTATTCACCGTAGTGACAGGCGTTGCCGGCTCCGGCAAAAGCACGTTGATCAACGAGGTGTTTTTGCAACAGCATCCAGATGCGATTGTGATCGACCAGACGGCTATCGGTGTCTCGACCCGTTCGAATCCGGCCACGTACACGGGCATCATGGACGACGTGCGCAAGGCCTTTGCATCAGCCAACAAAGTGAAACCCGGTCTGTTCAGCTTTAATTCCAAAGGTGCGTGCGAGAACTGCCAAGGCCTTGGTGTCGTTTATACCGACTTGGCATTTTTGGAGGGCGTCAGAACACCTTGCGAAGCTTGCGGCGGCAAACGTTTCAAAGAAGAGGTGCTGGCCTACAAACTGGGCGATAAATCGATCGCCGATGTGCTGGAGATGACCATTGAACAAGCTCTCTCATTCTTTGACATCACAGAAGTTGTGCGTAAGCTGCAGGCCATGAGTGACGTGGGTCTGGATTATCTGACACTCGGCCAGCCGCTCAGCACACTGTCGGGCGGTGAGTGCCAACGCATCAAGCTGGCCAGCGAATTGCATAAAAAGGGAAGCATTTACGTCATGGACGAGCCCACGACCGGACTGCACATGTCAGATATCGCCCATCTGCTGGCTATCATGAATCGTCTGGTAGATGCCGGAAATACAGTTATTGTAATCGAACATAACCTGGATGTCATCAGAAACGCCGATTGGATCATAGATATGGGACCCGAAGGCGGCAGCAATGGCGGTAAAGTCATATTCGAAGGCACGCCAAAACAGCTTTTAAGCGCAAAACATTCACTGACAAGCAAGTATTTGAGCAGGTGA
- a CDS encoding methyltransferase domain-containing protein yields MVDHLKRQGPYYCPYCNNTIVRFRPWPDIYDFPKCQYEMWNKQTAMCPVCSSFDRERLYKFYIERETDLLARPQKLLHIAPEKNLRNWLKGYPNISYICGDLIPQDSEMERVDLTAMPYADETFDAVICSHVLEHVTEDHKAMGEIYRVLKPNGWSILQVPIALNFGEILEDPAVTSPQARQEQFGQDDHVRIYNRKGFVGRLEAAGFHVVLFNLAEKYGVEEANLYGLSEKDTLYIGTKQTVPAP; encoded by the coding sequence TTGGTTGATCATCTCAAACGCCAAGGTCCTTACTATTGTCCTTATTGCAATAATACGATTGTACGGTTTCGCCCGTGGCCGGATATTTACGATTTTCCCAAGTGCCAGTATGAAATGTGGAACAAGCAGACCGCCATGTGTCCCGTGTGCTCCTCTTTCGACAGGGAAAGGTTGTATAAATTCTATATTGAACGGGAAACGGATCTGCTCGCAAGGCCGCAAAAATTACTGCACATTGCACCCGAGAAAAATTTAAGAAATTGGTTAAAGGGGTATCCGAACATTTCCTATATTTGCGGCGATTTAATCCCTCAGGATTCGGAAATGGAACGGGTGGACTTAACGGCCATGCCTTACGCTGACGAAACATTCGATGCCGTTATTTGCAGCCATGTACTGGAACATGTTACCGAAGATCACAAAGCGATGGGAGAAATCTACCGCGTATTGAAACCGAACGGCTGGAGCATTCTGCAAGTGCCGATCGCTTTAAACTTCGGGGAGATTCTAGAGGACCCGGCGGTGACCTCGCCGCAGGCAAGACAAGAACAATTCGGCCAAGACGATCATGTACGCATTTATAATCGGAAAGGATTCGTTGGCCGATTGGAAGCGGCCGGATTTCATGTCGTTTTATTTAATTTGGCGGAAAAATACGGTGTCGAGGAAGCAAATTTGTATGGTTTGTCCGAGAAAGACACGCTGTATATCGGGACCAAGCAGACTGTTCCTGCACCATGA